CGTCATGGAGGATAGCGATGTACCAGGCAACGAAGCAGATTCATTTCTGTTATGGCCATCGGCTCCTCAACTACGCGGGGAAGTGCCGCAATCTTCATGGCCATAATGCCAAGGCGGAGATCACGCTGGAATCCGATCACCTGGACGACCGAGCAATGGTCGTTGATTTCGATGATATCGAACGGCTCGTCAAGTCCTGGGTTGACGAG
This is a stretch of genomic DNA from Blastocatellia bacterium. It encodes these proteins:
- a CDS encoding 6-carboxytetrahydropterin synthase, producing MYQATKQIHFCYGHRLLNYAGKCRNLHGHNAKAEITLESDHLDDRAMVVDFDDIERLVKSWVDE